A window of Streptomyces sp. NBC_01224 genomic DNA:
GTTCTCGACCAAGATCACCCGTGTCTGCCAGGAGCTTCGTCTGCTTGTCTGCCCTTCCCCAAGCTCTCAACTCCGTTCGAGCAGGGGAGACCCCAGTCGATCGATCTGTCCACCGCGAGCCTGCGGCACCTTTCGCGCGAGCTGTCCGTACACCGGCACGGGATCGGCACGCGTCGGCGGTGGCTCACGCCGGGCCGGCAGGCCCTGCTGGTCCTGGCCCACCTGCGCTGCGGCTCGTATTCAACTGTCGCCAGTTCTCCGAGGAGTCCAACCGACTGGTGACCTTGTGTGATCGCCGGCGGTGTACGGCTCCGCGTCCCGCCGGTCTCCTTGAGGAGGCGGCTGGTGCCCCTGTCGTGGTAGCCGAGAGCGTCCGCGACGACGGGGGCGGGAAGTTCGAGGAGTTGTTGCCGGATGGCGGCACCGCGGGCGGCTGCGACCGGGACGCCGATCCCGCCCATGAGCGCGGACAGGTGGTCGGGACGGGTCACGGCACAGCCGGCCGACCTCACGGGTCGCGTCGATGACAGAGGCGGCCGACCTCACTGGCCGCGCGCCGTTCACCTTCGCCCGGCTGACGACGATTCGGTGGAGTCGTCGCGGATGTCACTCGGTACGTCACTCGGACTCGGGAAACGTCCTGTTCTCTCCCATCTGCGGTGGTTCGACGGCCGTCGTGATCTCAACTCGGCGGAACCGACCCGTGACCGAGGAGATTCTGTGCCGTGAACCCCAGCAACCTGCGCGCGGCCGAGGTGTCGACCGGCGCCGCGCGACCCGGCAGCGGGCGCCGCAGCACGGTGGTGGGGTGATAGCGGCGCAGCAGTTCCTCCGTCGGGTACGGCACGATGATCTCGGGGGCGCAGAGGTGTACCGCGTGCGCCGCACGGCCGGGTACGTCCAGGGCCAGCAGCGCGGCCCTCGCCGCGTCACGGACCTCGAGGTACGTCCACAGGTCCCTTGCCCCCGCAGCCGGGTCGGCCGTGAGCCGGGCGGCGTGGGCGTGCAGCCGTTCCTCGAATCCGCCCACGTACGGATAGCGCAGGCACACCACGCTCATCCCGTGCCGCCGCGCCATCATCTGCGCTGTCAGCTCGTCGACCTGTTTGGACAGGCCGTAAGGGTCGGCAACCTGGGAGGCCATCGCCTCATCGACCGGTGCGTACGGCGGATGCGGATCCTCGACGTCCGTCCAGGGCAGGCCCGTGACACCCCAGGAGCTTGCCACCGCCGCATGCCGGATCCCGGCCCGCCCGGCCTCCTCCAGGACGGTGAAGGTGGAGAGGCTGTTGCCCGCGAAGACCTCAAATGCGGTGTTGCGCGCGGGAGTCGGGATCGCCGCCAGGTGGATGACCGCGTCAGCGCCGTCCAGAGCCGCCCGCACGGTCTTCGCGTCGGCCGCGTCACCGGTCACGACCAGGCGCGCCGCGAGATCACCGGGATCATCGAGGACCAAGGCGTTCGCCTCGATCCCCCGCTCGGCGAGCAGCGCGAGGACCGCTCGCCCGATCCGCCCGGCGGCCCCGGTGACCATCGTTCTTCCGACCATCCAGTCACTCTCCTGCGTCGGTGCTTCTACTCGTAGGCGCGCACGGCGACGACGTGCGCCGACGCCGCCCCGTTGGTGGCTTCGACGACGATCCGGATCGCCGACGTGGTGACCGGCTCCGCCGGCGTGTGCGTCTCGCGTCGCCGCCGATTCTGCGCCGCACGGGCGATGACGCGCCAGGTGCCGTCAGTATCCAGTGCCTCGACGCGGTAGTCGCGAAGGAGGGTGGGGAGGGTGTCGAAGGGCGTGCGGTGGTGGTGCAAGTTGATCAGGTCCTCGTTGACGTCGTCGTCGGCGATGACCTCGATCCGGCCCAGAACGACCGGTTCGGGCCAGGCCAACTCGAGCCAGGGGGAAGGGACGTCCGCCAGTGGTGCGGAGACCCACATGTGCGGTCCCGCGTACGGGCGGGCGTAGCCGTCGGTGGCCTTGGCGGGGGAGTAGGCCGCGGTCTCTCCCGTACGGAGGCAGAAGGTGCGGCGCAGCAGACCCGTGTCCGTCCACTCGCGCAGCGGCTGCGGCGATTCGTCCGACGGGCGCAGCGGGACGCGCGTGAAGCACAGGACGCCGGGGGTCGGGCGGTCGGAGCGGTGCAGAGCGAGGGCGTCGTTGGCGCGGACTACCAGGAAGGCGTTGCGCGGGGTTTCGGGAGACCAGTCCAGGCCCGTCTTGAGCCACTGCCGGGCACCGGCGGCGACGGGCAGGGTGGTGGAGGTGACGAGGCGGCGCGGGACGTAGTTCTGGCCGAGTTCGGGGTCGTACAGATCGATCACGATCTCGGTGTCGCGGTCGGCGTCGACGAGCAGTTCCACCCCGGAGAGGTCCGGGTCCGCGGGGAGGACGAGTCCGGCGTCCGCCGCGAGCGGCCACAGCTCGTCGGAGTCCTCGACTGCCAAGCGGCTCAAGGTGGATGAGGCGGTGGCCCTCGCCCGCAGGGCCAGGTCCTCCGGGTCCGTCGAGGCGAGGCCGATGAGCGAGGCATCCTGGCGCAGCAGCGCACGGTGCAGCTCGGGTACGGGGAGTTCGCGCGGGGTGACATCTCCGGTGGCGCAGAGTGCCGCCGCCGTGCCGGCCGCCTGTCCGATCGTGGCGCAGGTCGCCATGACGCGGGTCGAGCCGAAGGCGACATGGCTGGCGGAGATGTTGCGCCCGGCGAAGAGCAGGTTCTCGGTGTTCACCGAGTAGAGGCTGCGGAACGGAATGTGGTAAATGCCGTCCGCGTAGAGCTGTCTGGCCCCTGCCTCGGTGGCGAACATGCCCTGCGGCGGATGCAGGTCGATCGACCAGCCGCCGAAAGCGACCCGGTCGGCGAACTCGGTCTGGCCGAGGATGTCGCCCTGGTGCAGGACGTAGTCGCCGAGGAAGCGCCGGTACTCCCGTTTACCGGGGACCGAGCCCACCCACTCCAGGGTCATGTTCGCCGCGTCGAACTCGCCGGAGTTCTTGATGTGGTCCCAGATGCCGTGGATCACCGACCACAGTTCGTCGCGGATGCGTTCGTTGTCGTGGACGGTGTCGAGCTCGCCGCCGAACTCGATCCACCAGTACGCGCAGCCGTTGTCGCCCGCCTTGATGATGCGGCGCTGCGGGATGGAGGTCCGGGTGATGTCCTTGGCGAAGTTCGGCGGCACGAATTTGACCGGGTGACCGGCATCCTTCGTATAGAAGAGGAGAGTCGATCCCAGAGTGATGTCGTCGGCCGTCTCCGGAGCCCATGCCTCGTCGTACTCGGCGCGCGATTCCCGGCCGATGCGGTGGTGGGCGCCCGCCAGGTGGCCGATCAGGCCGTCTCCCGTGCAGTCGAGGAAGAGCGAGCTCTCGAAACGTATCCGCCGCTCCGAGCCCATCATCCAGCCGGTGACCGAGGTGATCCGCCGGGCCTCGTCCGGACCTTCGGCGTCGACCTCGCGCACGTCGGTGTTGAGGTAGAGCGTGATGCCGGGCTCGGCGCGCACGGCGTCCAGGACCACGGCATCCCAGTAATAGGGGTTCCCGTCCGGGTTGCGGAACTGGTTCTCCACGAGCAACTCGCCCATGATGCCGCCCTCACGGGCATGGTGATTCTTGCCGTGGCCGGTCGCGCCGCACACCCAGACCCGGACCTCGCTGCTCGCGTTGCCGCCGAGCACCGGCCTGTTGTTGATCAGCGCGACGCTCCGGCCGAGCCGGGCCGCGGCGATCGCCGCGCAGACCCCGGCCAGGCCGCCGCCGACGACGGTGATGTCGTGCCGTGCGGTTTCATTTCTCATGTCGTACGTCACTTACTTCCAGTCGGGATTGGCGGCGAGACCGTAGTAGATGCGCGGGGCGCCGTCGAGGGTGAGGGTGATCTTGCCGCTGGAGGCTTTCAGAGAGCGTTCCTGGCCGATGCAGTTCAGCTCTCGCACCCTGCCGTTGACCGTCCCCGAGTGGGCCACGACCGTGGTCCTGGTCGTCCAGGTGTCGATCCATGGCTCGGGCGATGCGTACCAAGGATCCTCGCCGTGCTCGGAGTTGAGGATGTACCCGTCCTTGCGGCTCCAGATGATCGACACCGGTCCGCCGGGAGTGGTGAAGAGGAGCCCCTTGATGTCCTGGTCCGTGAAGGCGAGATGCCGGACGAACTCGGCCTCGTCCAGGACCCGGGCGGCGGTCGCGAAGGCGAGGAGCGAGGGCTTGGCGCTGGTGTCGCGGTTCATCAGGCCGTAGTGGTATTCGGGGTTGGCCGGGTCGGCCTCCTGCGGGTGGTAGAGCACCGAGTCGTGCAGCTGGTACCAGTTGACGGCGCGCACCTTCTCGGACTTGGCGAGAGCGAGGGTGAGCAGCGTGTTCTCGGCGGCGTGCCGGTAGGTGTCGCTCCACCACACGTTGGGCCGGGTCGGCGCGTACGCCTCGGTGAGCCACAGCTCCTTGTCGCCGCCGTACTCCTGAAGGACCTGGTTCGCCTTGCGCAGTGCGCCGAGGAAGTTCCAGTACGAGCCGGACGACCCCTGCGTCCACTCCTCGGGCGGCGGTGCGAAGTCGGGCGTGAAGTTGCCGCGACCGGGGTGGAAGGCGAAGGCGTCGATGAGGTCCCAGCCGCCCGCGTCATGGAAGTTCTTGGTCCATACGTAGTCCATGCCGCCCAGGCCGGCGTTCATGACCTTCATCCGCGAGCCCGCCGCGTCGAGGCGCGTGGTGACCTGGCGCAGACCGTCCCGGACGTAGGCGTCGGCGCCGCGGCCAGACATCCAGGGCTGGTTGACCTCGTTGCTCACCTCGAAGTACGCGGCCTCGGCGTCCAGGGCCTTGGCGACATTCGTGTCGGCCCAGGCCGCGATCTGCTCCGGACTACCGCCCACGGGGATGCCGCTCAGCTCCACGTTGTGCCCGATGCCGTTCGCGTCCAGAGTCGCGGTGTCGATACCCGGGGCGCCTGCGTAGGCGATGCGGATCCACTTGATGCCGAGCGTCCTGACCAGCCCGAGTACGGCGTCCTTGCCGGGCTTGAGCAGCCAGGGGTAGTTGGCGAGGCCGAACATCGACTCCTTGCCCGCCTTGTACGCGAACTCCGGGAGCACGCTCAGATTCGTGCGGGCCAGCGCCTTGTCACTGCCGCTGACCGCCTGCACCTCGGTGAACACGATGTTCTGCGACGGCGAGGTCAGAGGAAAGGAGGCATTCCAGGCGGCGCCCGCCGCGAGGTTCTTGCAGAGCGTTCCACCGGCGATCTTCTTGCCGCCGAAGTCCCGCGCCCACCACGTCAGGGTCACCTTCCTGGCCGCGGCGGAGCCGTTGACGACCTGCGCCTTGAGCGTCATCGTCTGCCCGGCCGCCGTGTAGAGGTTGAACGGCTGGTCGGTCCACACCTCCACGCCGAGGGGCCTCTTGGCAGCGAGCGCTCCCGCCCCGCGCGGCCGCAGATCGCCGAGGACCAGATCGGCCTCGGTGACCGCGGTGCCCGCGCCGGTCGAGGTGCCGGGGGAATGGACCCATGTGGCGTTCGTGCTCGCCGGGTTGGTGGACGAAAGGCAGAAGAAGCCCTTCGATCCCGCCCACGTCTCCACGTACGCGCCGCCCGCGTT
This region includes:
- a CDS encoding NAD-dependent epimerase/dehydratase family protein gives rise to the protein MVGRTMVTGAAGRIGRAVLALLAERGIEANALVLDDPGDLAARLVVTGDAADAKTVRAALDGADAVIHLAAIPTPARNTAFEVFAGNSLSTFTVLEEAGRAGIRHAAVASSWGVTGLPWTDVEDPHPPYAPVDEAMASQVADPYGLSKQVDELTAQMMARRHGMSVVCLRYPYVGGFEERLHAHAARLTADPAAGARDLWTYLEVRDAARAALLALDVPGRAAHAVHLCAPEIIVPYPTEELLRRYHPTTVLRRPLPGRAAPVDTSAARRLLGFTAQNLLGHGSVPPS
- a CDS encoding FAD-dependent oxidoreductase, with product MRNETARHDITVVGGGLAGVCAAIAAARLGRSVALINNRPVLGGNASSEVRVWVCGATGHGKNHHAREGGIMGELLVENQFRNPDGNPYYWDAVVLDAVRAEPGITLYLNTDVREVDAEGPDEARRITSVTGWMMGSERRIRFESSLFLDCTGDGLIGHLAGAHHRIGRESRAEYDEAWAPETADDITLGSTLLFYTKDAGHPVKFVPPNFAKDITRTSIPQRRIIKAGDNGCAYWWIEFGGELDTVHDNERIRDELWSVIHGIWDHIKNSGEFDAANMTLEWVGSVPGKREYRRFLGDYVLHQGDILGQTEFADRVAFGGWSIDLHPPQGMFATEAGARQLYADGIYHIPFRSLYSVNTENLLFAGRNISASHVAFGSTRVMATCATIGQAAGTAAALCATGDVTPRELPVPELHRALLRQDASLIGLASTDPEDLALRARATASSTLSRLAVEDSDELWPLAADAGLVLPADPDLSGVELLVDADRDTEIVIDLYDPELGQNYVPRRLVTSTTLPVAAGARQWLKTGLDWSPETPRNAFLVVRANDALALHRSDRPTPGVLCFTRVPLRPSDESPQPLREWTDTGLLRRTFCLRTGETAAYSPAKATDGYARPYAGPHMWVSAPLADVPSPWLELAWPEPVVLGRIEVIADDDVNEDLINLHHHRTPFDTLPTLLRDYRVEALDTDGTWRVIARAAQNRRRRETHTPAEPVTTSAIRIVVEATNGAASAHVVAVRAYE